The Hordeum vulgare subsp. vulgare chromosome 4H, MorexV3_pseudomolecules_assembly, whole genome shotgun sequence genomic interval AGTCGATACATGTTGGGAAAGGAGCTGCAATGCCACATAGAAATGTCTCAGCACAAGATAACTGCAGACCTAAAGAACAGATACTGTACTTCAGAGACAAACGGATAAAAATTGCATATCTGATGACACAATACTAAGCTGCGACAACTATGTGCTTCTGGACCTGATTGTAACACAAATGCAAAGTACACGTAGATTCCATGTTTAACAAGATCCAATCCTTTTATTAAACTCGGTTAAAACAGAAGAATCAAGGAAACAATTGTGGCACTAATTATTGAAAATCGAGTTAATTTGTCTGTCCATTGCCCATGTGGATAACTGAAGATATGGTGGAATACTAACAAACATGCTCCTGGATTTGATTAGATAAACAACAGTGTAACTCAAATCTGAATACAACACAGTAATTGCAGATCACAAGATCTGATCAGAAGTACATTTAACAAGGTAAGTTGTACGCGAGTTGCATCGCAGAGGAACATAGATAAACAGTAATATAAAAACACAGAATTGGTATAAGGATTTCTGAACTCTGAGCAGGACACCTCTGAGTGGGGGGATTTGATTTGAGTAATCGTCGATCCCATCAGAATGTGAACCAAATTCAAAATTTTATACATCAATCAAATGTGAAAGCTCCAAAATTAGGAAGCATGTGAATTAAAAGAATTGGATGAGAATGCTCATTTAGAGATTGTTGACCCGGTCAAAATCGGGTGACCGAATTCTAAATTTCAATTATTTGTGAAGATTTAAAAATTAGGAAGCATAGTGTATTGTATATTAAATTAAATGAGAGAGTTTTGAGAATTATTGATCTAGTCAAAATTGGGTGACCAAATTTCAATTGAAGACCTcaattgattgtgaggccttcAATCCTAGAAAGTTTAGTTATATAGTATATGGGATGTTGGGGTATTTCGTGTGTGATGAATGATAAGATTTTCAGAGCAGCACCACCACACTTGGAAACATGGAAGCACTATCCGAAAGAGGGACTATGGGCAACCCAGCTCCCCGCAAAGCCCATCAAGGCAGAGAAAATCAGAATTCGGATAGATCAGTAAATGTAATACAATTTTTATTATGTTTCCTAGAGCTGAAATTGGTTGATTTCTATTGTAACTTTAACTTCTATACATAATTTATAAATGAAAACTACTGTAGAACAATTGTTCTACGGTTTCGACTAAAAAAACAAAAGACTGTGGACCATTGTTGTGACTTAGCTATGATATTTTGTAGCATTGAGAGAAAGGAGATAAAAATAATAATCCACCATGTTAAATTAATTAAGAATATTGTTAGCCAATTATGTACACAAACGAAGAAATGCAAAATCAAACCAGAAAGAGATTTCAGGAGGATTGCTAGAACCTCCGTGGATAAGATTTTTTACTTAGCCAAAAAATATTGTTCTTAACCAAACTGTCCAAAACAATTGCAACAATTCAGGAAATCTATGACACATACGAGGAAGCAGGACACCTCCAAGTGGGGGGGTTTGATTTTTAGCCACTAATGTGTTGACGATCCGGTAGAAATTAAGTACTCAATCCATGCATTCCGATGGTGCAATTTCCGAAATAGAGGACATACTTGATTTTCCTATCTACTTCCTCTGCCTAAAAtaattgtcttaactttgtactagctctagcataaaattgtactaagctaaagacgtttattttaggacggagggagtatttcaaaACTAACTGAATTTGCATAAGGAGAAGATGGTGGAAACACATACACTGAACTGTATGAGGTTGTACTAGTACATGTTTATCATCAGTTCTGGATTTTGGAAAAACAGCATAAAGTGTGCACTATGACTCAATAACAACTGTTCATGTAAACAACATGTCAGCACTTTAATGGATCTCTGAACACAGCCTCATAATTACACATCTCTGATTCTCTGAACATGCGCATGGTGACTCATAGAATTCAGAAAAGCAGGCCAACATTAACGATCATCCAAGCACATTTACATCTCTGAATACTGATCTACATAGTCTAATTACACTCGTTGCGCTGCGTTCCACACGGCAActggaattttgtgtagattcttCTGTcgtggcatcgccggagggatgAACTTGATCCTTGGTGTCTtctctttcagaaacgacagagaGTCGAGCTTCTCAGCGGCGGCGTCGGCGGAACGAGGAGCATCGAACCATGGGTGCTTCAGCGCGTCGGCTGCCGTCAGTCGCTCGTTGGGGTTGCACGTGAGGAGCCCTTGCAACACCTGGAATCCTTCCTCGGACAGCTTGTCTTCAGGGAACAAATACCGGAGCCGGCTGTGCTTGTACCCCGCTGGTAGCCGTTTCAGCACGTCGGCGGTGAGCGGCAGCGACTTGAACTCCGGCCACGTCCTCTCGTCCGGCATCCCGAGCACACAGAAGATGCTCCACAGCTGCCTTATGTCATTCGTTGtctcgtcttcgtcgtcatcttcgAGGTAGCCATTGAACAGCGTCTTGCCGGTGAGCAGTTCGGCAAAGACGCAGCCGATGGACCACGTATCCACGACCGCTTCGTAGTCCTTCTTCCCCAGGATCATCTCGGGCGCCATGTAGGACGCCGTGCCGGCCCGGTTGTACGGCGGCCAGTCGGCCATGGACATGGCCAGCCCGAGGTCGCAAATCTTAAGGAGCTCCAGGTTTTTCCCGACGAGGATATTGGCTGGCTTGATGTCGCGGTGGACGATGTGGCGGTCGTGCTCGTGCATCTTGTCGGCACCGGTCAGGAGCTTCCACATGAAGTCGCGCACCGTGGATTCCGGGAGCGGCGGGTCGTCGCGCTCGCGCCTGTCCCACAGCAAAGACCAGAGGCTCGACGCCTCGACGTACTCCATGACGAGGCCTGCGGTGTCGCCGGTTGCTGGGTCGCACACCAGGCCCTCGAAGCCGACGACGTAGGGGTTTCCGTCGCAGGCCTCGAGGAATCGTGCCTCCTGCTCAAGATCTTTGACGACGTCGGTGTCGTCGGGCGAGGAGAGGAACTTGACGGCCACGTTCTTCTTGGTGACGCGGTGGCGCATCCTGTGGACGACGCCGAAGCCGCCTTTCCCTAGGCAGGCCACCTTCTCGTAGTCGTCGGTGCTCCCGATGGAGGCGCGGCTCCTCTTGCAGCACGACGGCGATTGTCGATGTTGAGCGGCCGTCGCGTGGCCGTGGCCGGCGTCGAGGACAGCGGCAGGTCGCTTGAGGACGGCCATGGCCGGCGCTAGCTCGACAAACGAACTACTTTGGTTGCTGGAGAGGGCGGCGGAACTAAGGAGGCAGAGATCGATGAAGGAGAATGGGGAGGCGGCGGAACTAAGGAAGCAGAGATCGATGATGGAGAATGGGGAGGGAGGAACTTCCGTATGGATCCATGCCCTGCGTTGGCTATTTTGTTTCGACAGGTCCGAGTTACGGTGGAATTCAGTTCAGTTTCAGTCCGAGTTACGGTGGCTGCGAGCTTCTATTTGCCTTGCTGCGTGCGAGCCGTAGATCGAACCGTGTTGACCGTCAGATTGAGCCATGCAACAAAAATCATCGATGATAGCAAAAACAAGCAGCGATGTAGCAAATTTTCACCACGGATGCAGCAAAAATCTGGttgcagcaaaatcatcaccgtcgtaGTCGCGAGGTCGCAACACCGCCTCaatggatgtagcaaaaaaattcgccggtagtagcaaaatgcaactacggttgcagcaaaaaattgtTGCAGTCGTCATTGGGTCGTAGGTCCACcttgatggatgtagcaaaaaagtTAGTCGGTAGTAGCAAAATGCAACTACGGTTGCAGCTTTCCTTGCTGGGCATAGCCGATTGAAGTTTTCTCTGtccatggttgaagcttttttagaTAAAGCTTGCAACACTTGTATACACGCGAGCCCAGCCATGGCAGAAGGCGACGAGGATCACAGGCGGAGGCTGGAACCGGCGAAGCGGGCGGCCGACGGGGGCGGGCACTGACGATGCGGACGGTCGACGGGGGCAAGCACCGGCAATACGGGCGGCAGCAGTGCAGGGGCGCAGCCGCGCAAGACCGGCCCGACCGTTCGGCCGTCGCACCGGCTTTTTTCAAAAAGAGGGGTTTCCCCTCCTTCATTTATTATGAAGCAGCAAAGGTTCACAAGCTTCGAGTGTGTCAGGAATGGTCAGATCAAGGAAAACGAAAATACAAAAGTCTAAATGGGTGAATAGCTCCTCTGCGAGAGTAAATTGCTGAAAACCATCATATTTGTGACTATGGTACTCCAATACCACCATCTTTGCAGAGAATAACGAAAGACAATCACTTGTGTGACAAGTGAGTAACAAAAAGCACTAAACGAGCTGTGACGCGCGAGTAATAGGAAAACTGACAGTGCTGGCCCAGCTGTCGGGTCCACATGGCATATCTACATGGACAATACGCTGACGTGGCCAAGGGTTCCACATGTCAGCCCCTCACATCTTTCTTCCTGCTtacatctctctccccctctctctctcccccgttGACTCTGACACTTCCTTAGCCGCGACAACCCCGACTACACTTGGCCCCCTCCGCCTCTTCTCCGCGGGCCCAATGATAGTACGCCTCTGAGGAGGGATGCATGAGCTCGAGCTCGATGGCGAGGGCGGGGCGACGATGCGATGGCCGGAGGCGAGGAGCGCACGCGCGGGCGCGACGGCGGCGCTGCAGATATTGGTGAGGCGACGTACAGGCGTTTCATATGTAAACACAATAGGATTTTCTCTTATCAAACACGCCTTCTACGTCGTCACAACAGATGCAGACCGACTGGATATGATGGGTTTTCCTCGACAACAGAAAACCATACGATCATCTCACATAAACACGAAATCATACACGGCCACCACGACATCTCTGAGTGATCACACATGTACATGTTTCCCCTGTTACAGAACAAGATAAAGCCATCCCATCGTAACCACAAGATTTGATTCACATACCACGGGAAAACGTCTCCCCTTACCATTTACCGGTCCCCTTCAGCCAGTTTCAATGAAAAAAACTCAGCTACATTTTAAGGTTTGTGACTGATCATCATAAGGAAGGGAACTGAAAACAAAAGGAAATTGAAAAACCCTGTTGATGCGAACATTCTCCTAAAATCTTTGCCTTGTGCTAACTGCCCATCTGTACAACAGTTCTTTCGCCTGTGAAGAATGCAAAAGAGATCACACATCATGTAAACCTATTAAAATGAAAATTAGATATATTCAGAAGACATCGAAAGTCATGAAGCCAGGTAACATCCAAACCACCATACATACGCAGAGTATAGTTAAAAGAGAGAAGCCTCATCATTTATTCCTGCTAGATTATTTACCATCTACCTACATGTATTTAGAAAGAAACTAAAGATATTTTTATACCAGATTTAGTGGATGGCTCGGACCAGGGCGAAGGTCGGGGCAGTTTTGAGGGTAGGGGTCGGGCCTGTGGCGTTCTCCAGGACAGGGAAGGGAGCTGTCGCGGTCCGCGGGGCAGCTGTCAGGGCAGAGGCTTCCCTGTGAGCCATGAGCCATAACCTTAGACAAAGCTTCCTTTGTGATCTTGTCCGCAAGAGTGGCCTCCTTTAAGTTCATTGCGTCTGACATCTGTGTcatttcctcctcgtcctcgtcgctGAACCCACGCTTGATTGCCATCTTAATCTTGTCCTTGGCTCGGAGCCGATACATGTTGGGAAAGGACCTGCAATGTCACATAGAAATGTCTCAGCACAAGACAActgatgtcgtgggtataagtctgacagtagatgtgtaggatacgaaaggatgggcagagccttaggtacgtcgaggttgtatgagttcaggcccctctacggtggaggtaaaagccctacgtctcagtgctcttgggagcttgttgtcgagtggaatatggatttgagtgaattgctaacccctgcaccagtggggaagggcggcttatatagaatgcgctgcccttcacaacggttcggtgcacagggatggagtagtggcgaataaatgcctacgttacaggtaacgtatgtcttaaatgctaataaaggtacatggaaacgtatgaccgttgccctccaggggggttacgatgcacagagtggaatccagtcggtaagttcgatatgctccgaatgctcgtctccgactggatgatggaggaatcgtcaccgactggatgatgggaagtccttaattcagtcggaactgactaagggccttatcccttatgaagggtagtccttgggtaggactcatatggcaggcctatgaccctaccctaggactataaccccatcattagtccccgaatggattggggttggaacgacgaagcgatgctcggagtacggatccgactggtacggatgcgactttggcgttgtttgcctcgatccattttatcttcttgaccagtgatcgatccgagtggatgtatttgtaaaacgaaccgtcagggtccgagtgcttccgtggtatcttttgacgtgacgagtcaactgacagcggtgtattttccgggatcctccaatttcggttgccgcgcgctcggcgggggtgacgacatcgtaatcgagtagtatctgtcgcctcgatttccgcgccttcatctcctccactaatatcgcagcgaccggtcgggggataatatttcggggccacctgctagtgacccagtcagaaccttatttaaacctctacagcgaggttttttcgttgcactcgcctgatagctcgcacttgctccgcttctctcgccacctcctgcgcatcacaagctctttccttctccttcttccctgcgggtctgcagcctccaccatgacaaaggggcagacgagcaagctcgaggcgcggaagaagaaggggaaggcggcagctcctgctcagcggcggcagcgagcactgccggcgggttggatccagggggttttctcccctccacggtgacggaggaggacatgctggagctggtggagcacggcatgatcgagcacaagacgtggaggttgctggcggagggcgagactgagccggcgccccaggagggggagcgcgtcttgctgctcagtcatgtgcaccgaggcttctctctgcctcctcatcccttcttcattgGTATATTGAACCACTtcagggcgcagctccaccattttcctcccaacgcaatagcccatctctctgccttcgtcgtgctatgcgagtgctttatcggctgtcctccccattgggggctttttaagcacatcttctctgctagattccAAACCATAAAAAGGctgagccagtcggatgacaaaactcacctcctccagctctgcggaggcttaggctttcaaaagaaaagtaaaagtagctatctcgCTCTTCAGCTGTctaaatctgttaggaactggcagtcgacttggttttactgccaggacgttgctagtCCGAATGCCACCAGTGGACtaccaccttttagcttagaccgaccggctccgcctaggaaactcacgctcacgaagatggagaagatccagatccagcctctggtcgaagcgcttgtagaggtcgtccgaaagggagtcactggcatagatttgctgggggtttttctgggtcggcgtatccagcctctgcaagctcgacaccacgccatgtggcactacacggggcctcaggactccactcggactaaccccgagtgcgtgaccggggagctggtggcgtcgtgggtcctcaacatcacaagcgcctgcgataatcccagaggatcccggcgagtgaagcccttccgcgcggacaaccctcctccgaatgaggtgagtataacttgtcgagtgcacccaattgtcttagatttatctctTTTTCTCGTATTACTGTCTGacatctgatgttgtcgactgtatctcgtgcaggcgtggaccaactggttttctcctgtctcgaacggaaatccggccgaggaggaggaaggcagccaggagggcagcgtggagagcgtcgagtacgtctccgacagtggggagacggaggaggagtccgaagaagaagagggggaagatgaggagcagaactcgccacagcCACCTCTAGAGCCTCGAACCAAACGCCgccacgaacccgtggctccgtcggctcctccagcggcctcgagtgctccgccagcggcctcgagtgctccgccagccgtccctgtggttccgagtgcctcgccagctgctcccgtggttccgagtgctcggagcacaaagaggaccagggactctgctgctgagcccgcgggccagccctctaaggtggccaaaccgagtggatccaagcctcggaaggctttgccgcggatgaggatcgtcgttcccgtcgcctcatcgtaagtgcattgttcttccatcttcttccagtatttgattgaactcatgcttatcggtagaatgaattttactcgacagagctgccacctccgccacctctccaccacgccagggggacgatcccatggacatggataatgttgtcacatcccagccaggtgcgtcgtggcgattccgagagctttacattattgcatcatgaattatgtctttggtcttgttttttttcctgtgatctcacatcgttcggtcgggtttccttcagaggtgattcccgtagaggaggacgaccaggagaGGCCCAAGCAAGctccggtgcctgtccttgaggctgttccaccggttactactcctgccatggacgcgccaccaactgagacgatgccgtcgactgaaacggcacttatcactgctgaaccgactggagcaggacttgggatgcccaaggattcTGTTGTGGTGCTAGGTctgtcgactgtccagtacgccgcccggcgcctcccggaagatcaggtgggagctgccaaggaggccatggtgcaggcggagttgatggcgggtgacgccaagagagcgtacgactccatcacgtctgtgtacaagcgaagcttggaactccgggacgatatccgagtaagtgggctaataagtatttactttcctcttgtaacccactgggtgtttaagcaatgtactcggataccgtatgattattttgcagtgggttcactcttagtgaacccactgggtgtagtccccgagacttctgtcgagtgcttgcaccagcagttgtctttatatacattttctttaacttgatgagatcaaaactaatcttttcgaatgttaccggtgggggcactctgattgcacctactggatgagtccccgagagtaattttactcaggtcgggtagtagtaacctcataggcttttttgttgttatgtatctcaatagggcgggcctgtttgagcttcatgccagtggggtcactcttagtgaacccactgggtgtagtccctgagacagctgtcgactgcttgcgtcggcaggggtctgaagaacttcgaatttttattgttgtccttgttgaatttgtctgatcgtctcttggcgctgacttgcagaaaacttgcgagatgggatcagcgtacgagactttgagggctgaaaaggttcagtttgctgcggaactggatgcagcaatgcttgccttggctgatctgaaggatgttctggctgaacgagaaaaatCCTTGGAGgaatcccgtgaggcaaacaaggcattggcggctgaagtggagaaaatggggaaacaaaggaccgagctgatgggacagatgcaggtgttgaacaggcgatgcatagcacaggagaattacgtcagtgactgggcaaggaagatgatagcgcttctcgaaggtaagttctgtttttccgagtgcttcttgactgtgtatttcactcTGTGCTTAACCTGTctctgcagatttttgcatggacgctgaggctaaggcagctgacgttgagcggtcgattcttccgaatgttccactcggcgaggacgccaatcaagacctgctccgagcgcacattcgcctaggaaaagtgggacctttcatcggtcgactgagagaggtcgtcggccgaatcgacaaggagctttggcctgaagacgagtctcggcaagagatggaaggtttgatgactcggctggaggaggtcccgaaccgagtgcaggcatggaagaaatctgcggctcgctgtggtgcggacgtggcgctgtcgctggtccgagtgcactgcaaggaggctcgcgaagagaagctgaaggcattgcaagtcgccaacaccaaaaagcttcgattcgaaggtttcatggagaccttccttgagagcgccactcgcatcgcagacgggatcgacctcgacacttttgtggagcctgccagtcccagtgccagtcctgacgacgtttaagaaaacttttacctcggtatgccgagtgttagctgtatgaaactttggccactgctgttggccgtcacattcgtggttcggtgtggataagcttgatctacaccgaaccaactatctttagacgaactttgaatttgaattgaatcttttgctcttcttttgccaaagaattgttgacacgattttggctcgtggtttttgtttggcgtttcttggtgaagccaatggaaaacatgcggagcatgtaattgtcagttgtcttgacatctgcatgagcctcactgagggtctgctgaatctacgagtggatctggaggatacactcgaaggcaatcgagtacttaggcgatttgtgatcgctgctaagtcttcgagtgcgactgtcaggtcgtactcagagcgagttgttgctcatgtaattgtcagttgtcttgacatctacatgagcctcaatgaggttctgctactcatgtaattgtcagttgtcttgacatctgcatgagcctcattgagggtctgctgagtctccgagtggatctgtaggatacactcgaaggcaattgtgtacttaggcgattcgtgatcgcggctaagtcttcgagtgcgactctaAGGTCGTGCTCGGAgccagttgttactcatgtaattgtcagttgtcttgacatctacatgagcctcaatgaggttctgctactcatgtaattgtcagttgtcttgacatctacatgagcctcaatgagggtctgctaagcctccgagtggatcagtgagatacactcgaaggaagctttctatttaggcgattcttgatcgcagacaagtctccgagtgcgatgttaagtgcacactcagaggaagtttgtacttaggcgattcgtgatcgcagctaagtctccgagtgcgacgtttagtgcacactcggagaaagtttgtactaggGCGATTCTTGaacggagctaagtccccgagtgcgacggttagtgcacactcggagaaaatttgtacttaggcgattcttgatcacagctaagtccccgagtgcacgtagacgttaagtgcacactcggagaaaggtaatacgtaggcgattctggatcgcagctaagcctccgagtgtgacatttagtgcacactcggagaaagtttgtacttaggtgattcttgatcgcagttaattccccgagtgcgacgttaagtgcacactcggagaaagtgaatacataggcgattctggatcgcagctaagtccccgagtgcgacgtttagtgcacactcggagaaagtttgtacttaggcgattcttgatcacagctaagtccccgagtgcgacgttaagtgcgtacttcggagaaagttaatacttaggcgattctggatcgcagctaagtctccgagtgtgacgtttagtgcacactcggagaaagttaatacttaggcgattctggatcacagctaagtccccgagtgcgacgtttagtgcccaCTCGGTGAAAgtaaatacttaggcgattctggatcgcagctaagtccccgagtgtgacgttt includes:
- the LOC123446874 gene encoding putative cyclin-dependent kinase F-2 is translated as MAVLKRPAAVLDAGHGHATAAQHRQSPSCCKRSRASIGSTDDYEKVACLGKGGFGVVHRMRHRVTKKNVAVKFLSSPDDTDVVKDLEQEARFLEACDGNPYVVGFEGLVCDPATGDTAGLVMEYVEASSLWSLLWDRRERDDPPLPESTVRDFMWKLLTGADKMHEHDRHIVHRDIKPANILVGKNLELLKICDLGLAMSMADWPPYNRAGTASYMAPEMILGKKDYEAVVDTWSIGCVFAELLTGKTLFNGYLEDDDEDETTNDIRQLWSIFCVLGMPDERTWPEFKSLPLTADVLKRLPAGYKHSRLRYLFPEDKLSEEGFQVLQGLLTCNPNERLTAADALKHPWFDAPRSADAAAEKLDSLSFLKEKTPRIKFIPPAMPPCGTQRNECN